The DNA window tttgaaactaTATAGTATGAGTTTCTTTTGAAGatgtacatattttatatatttttagatcTTTAAATATGCTATTGGTCTTGAATTTGAGTCTTCTAGTATTAAATTACTTTTGATAGGAAGCATTCTACTTCACAATATGAGAGCTTTATGTGAATATCCAACGGTGGGAAACcaataaaaaaaggaatttaaatttagttagATTCAATATCGGACATCGGcttgaaaatcaataaaaaaatatggtaCTAAACGATCTAGCtaagttttcttttaattcttttagaCTGTGATAATATTTAATCTGTTAAgaccatttatttttaatatatacataaatatagtaAGGTTAtttgtggaaaaaaaaaacaaatatctaatttatttttaaaaattatattacaaatatCATTAAACAATACAACTAATATTTAcattaaatatcataaattattaaaaaattatagtaatatttttaaattaaaaaaagtaggACTTGTCAGCTATTTTTCTCTATAGAACTCAACATATACGCTATACCAAACAGAGGCTTCTACTCTTCTGTTGCTCCATCTTCTTCTTTAcctcacttttttaaaaaataaaaacaacaaataattcacctgaagaaaaaaaaaagttaacttTTGCTAGAAAAAATTCATCGATGCAACGTGGAACTGCCGGTGCCGGAGGAGGTGGACTTTCCCGTTTCCGTTCAGCTCCGGCGACATGGTTAGAAGCACTACTTGAGTCCGACACTGAGAACGAAGTTATTCTTAACCCTTCTTCTCCCATTTTACACACTCCCAATAAACCACCACCTCACCCATCAACTCCGAAGCTTAAACTGGAAACCGGCGGAGCTACTAGGTTCACTGGCGATCCGGGTCTGTTTGAATCCGGTGGCAGTAGCAATTTTCTCAGGCAGAACAGTTCTCCGGCGGAGTTTCTTTCACATATAAGCTCTGATGGTTACTTCTCAAACTATGGAATTCCGTCCAGTTTGGACTATCTTTCTCCATCCGTCGATGTTTCGCAGTCCGCTAAGCGAACCCGAGACGGTGATTCCGAAAGTTCGCCCAGAAAATTAGCATCCCAGTTGGTTAGTATAAGTTCAACAACTTACCCAAaattagtttgaaattttattatccATGAATGGGGggttattattttttcttgggattgttttgggggtggggggttggGGTGACTTGAACCCAGGATCTCTGTCTGCTTGGATGTATTTCAAGAATTTTATGCTAATCATTTGGATTTTAGTTCATTTAATGTGTTCTATTGAAGAGCTATTACTAATTGTTTTGATCTTTTTGTGTTTTCCTTTACAACTTTTGCTTGAAGTTTTTATATGTCAAAGTTAATTCAGTCTTGAAAAGTAATGATTTTTACTTGTAAATGAACACTGTCTTGATTATTCATCTTATCCGAGATGGACTAGATGAATTGACTTTCCTTATAAAGGTTTGACTACActttgtattgtattttatgtCTATCTAATGAGGTGATTGTGTTGTCTGAAAGACAGTCAGGGAGTCTTACATATATTGGTGTTCCTCTatgtctcttttctttttattatttctgtCCGGATTTGATCTTCAAGTCTTTGGGTTGTTGTACAAATATAACCTATGCTGAAAGATCAATATATATGGATAGTATGAAATCATTACTTCCTAGTTAATGACACTAACAGCCAATAATTGTTGGAAACAGTTGTGCATAAACTTTGAAGCAAGTCTGTGTAATGGTTGTCTCTCCCCCCCGAAACTCCgttgtttttattaatattatcataCTTATGGTTGTTTGTGCTGGGAGGTGTAGAAGGGAGAGTCAAGTGGGAAGTTACATGGTTCTGGTGGGTCGCTGGATGCTGAAATGGAGAATCTCATGGATGATTTGGTGCCTTGTAAGGTTCGAGCAAAGCGTGGCTGTGCTACCCATCCTCGCAGCATAGCGGAGCGGGTAAAGCATTTTTTCCCTTCTCTCTTTTTGCTTGTAATTACCTGTGTTTATATGCAATTTAAATCATTCAATCATTAGTCTAATAAGGTTGCGCGTGTACTTCTCTTGTGCAAGGTTCGTCGAACGCGTATAAGTGACAGAATTAGGAAGCTTCAGGAACTGGTGCCAAATATGGACAAAGTAAGTTATTTATGGGAGTTCCTTGTACTTCTTTCAAAGTTGTGCATAAATAGCAATTTCACGAGGGCTTTGACTTGTGCTAGTTTGAGGGATTTGACACCTGTTATTTTCACACTTCTATCGTGTCTCCCTCTACAGGAAAAATGATGAACAAGACACCCACCTTTAATATCAAATTGATAATCAACTTCTTTATGACATCAATGGTCTTAATGGGTGAGTCTACCGAATGTATGGAGAGAAGTAACTACGAGgaataaaaaacatattttatggcATTTGAATCTAGTTTTGCTGACAGCTAATTCTATTTAACACTACTGAATCTTAAAAGATGAATTTAGAAAAAATCGAAGAACAAATCGTCCAATACTGTTTTTAATGCAATTGATTGACTGTAACTAGATTTATTAGGATTTTGTAAAGAGACAACTTTTGTGATGGGGGACTACATTTTGTTGTAGTACACCTGTGGATATATAGAAGTAAAGtttaccattctcaaaaaaaaaaaaagaacaaaccGTCCAAGTTTTAGCCATACTTAAAAGGCCAACACTTTTGTAATACCAGTGAGTCCCTCCCAAGTGGTTTTCCATTTTCTATTGGGTTGATTATGGTCAATGTAATACTCATTACTCACCATTTGAGAGATAAGTTCTTACCTATTCACCAAAAGTTCAACCATTATTAGAGTCGGCCTAATTTTTAGAAATTGTAGGGAATAAGATAAATTTTGTTTATCCTCGTTGAATCTCTCCTTTGCTTATGCCCAATCCATTTGTGATGAACTCACAATAGCCATTtagcattaaaaaaaaaaccctgaGCTTTTGCTTAACGAGGCTCCATTCTCGATTTTGTCAAATCTCAACCCTCTTATTGCCAGGTGAAGTAAAGGCCAAATCTTAGGCAAACTAGATTGATTGGTAGGATATTTTTGAAGATTACTCTTAAGTTGTTTGATATGTTCAAGTATGGTTAGAGtatcatttcaaaataagtattttgGTCAAACATCAAAGCCAGATTTAAGCAACAATACATTCCCACACTTCAAAAAATACAACCAATAGATCAATTCTTTAACCTTAGGCAATGACCACTAGTACTACCAAGTAGGTTTTGATTCCATGATCTATAATCTAAGTCTTTGTTAAAGAATCCATATATGTTATTgcataaaaataaatgagtttttattTAATGGGTAAGTGCACCAAGTACATCTTGATTTGATGTATAATTTAAATCTGGGTTAAAGAATCCATATATGTTTAATTCTAAGTCGATAAATGAATTTTTACCTACTATATAAAAAGAATGAGTTCTTAACATAGTAAGAACAAAGAGAGCATTCTCCTACTTCTTTAGAGAATGCACACCAAAATGTCTTTTTCTGCCTGAATGCATACcaaaatattttagattttgagaaagaatttaaaatgtCCTTCTATTGATGGACATTCAAGATTGGAGAATACGATAGCTTTGATTTGATTCTCAAGATATCTTAGAGTCTGAGTAGTATTGTACCCCCTCTTTATCATCTCAATCTCTTTCACTCTTCTCTCTTTATACCTtttgctctctctctctctctcaccgCTACATTATTTGTCGAGCCTGCCGTCATTGAACTTCTTTTAAACCTCAATGTTAATTTGGTTGATGTCCTGATTTATCCCTAATTCTTATATCATGTCTATGGGATCCTcaatgttttgacttcactaaGAAACAATGCCTGGCtcattttggatatttttgtgCTGGACAAGATGTCATATGTGTGGTTAATGAGGATCAGCAGTTAAGAATGTACAGAACAAAGAAGAAAAGCTATCTTACAATAACGTGATATTTTATGGGTGgtaaaatttgattttctttgaTTAAGAATGAATTGGTAAAACTAAGGTTTGTAATAAAATGAACTAGAAAGTATCTTGATACTTGCACCACTTTACAGTGAAATTAGCTGCAAATCGATTGACTGATTTATTTCTAGTTGTCTGTGCTATTCTTATTGTACTTCAGGCAATTCATGACTAACATTGAGTTTTTCCATCCACAGCAAACCAACACAGCCGACATGTTGGAAGAAGCAGTCGAATACGTCAAGTTTCTGCAGAGGCAAATTCAGGTAATTCATGAATTCACTCCAGTGATTGAACATCCCAAAACTCTGTGGAAAAGGAAGTGAGtaagacaaaaataaattaagtggCGTAGTCAAATCTTTTCTTTCGATAACCTCAGAAACAACAACCAGTTGGCTCCCAGCTTCTGTACATTAGCAGAAAAGGTGAGTCAACGCCAGGCTCATGCAATTTCTTAGCTGGTCTCCTTTATCCTGTTTCATTTCTGCACAGAAATTGTTTCCAGTTTCTGATTAATTACATACGAGTTATTACTTTATGAGATCTTTCAATATAGTTATGTCACATGATTTGATTAATGGTAGTTACTGGTCTAGTGAAGCATGTACTTAAGAGAATTGTCACATTTCTATCCAAGGGTGCGTTTCATTTTAGAAATCTAATCCTGCAGGAACTTACGGAGCATCAGAAGAAATGCACGTGCTCAATGAAAGATCAATAATGAGAAGAAGAGAGCTCCACTAGAGTATATAGGCAATAGTTTTGTTAGTTGCATGCAGTTTAGAAATGGTAATTCACTCCTCTATATCCTATTCTTCTTCATGTGTAGATATTAATGGAAATTTGCAAGAGCTTTGCTACTTTAGAATCCAGAATCAGCTTCggcttttaattattaaatttaggTTGTACACTTTTCTGGTGCAGTTGTATCATGTTGTATATGTAGTGTCAATTTGCTTAATAGTCATATTTCTGCAGCAGAAACACTTCACTTTCTGAAGATGTAATCTTGATTTGCAGACCTGTGATgttgaaatcaataaatatcGTTGCATCAGTGTGAAGTTTAACAGTTGGATGTCTTGGAAAGgcaatatcttttttcttttctttttactgggagacttatattttttatctatgCTTCTCTTTCCATGTTTACAGGTCAGGGTATTTTGTACTTTTAGGATTTAGCGTTCAGATGCTGCACCCCCAATACTTGCATGTTTATGAAGTCCATATAGATAGCTTTTCTTAAACTGAAGGTGCAGTATTACTAGTGCAGTTTTGTCTTTGCAAAATGGAGCTTTTTGGAATTTTTCGTTTCTTTGATTGTGCATTTTACATTGTTGATAATACAGGATTGAGTTCGTTCATGATTATTTATTAGTTACTAGTTTAACGAGGTTCAGTTGCTTTATTAAATATATGTACTcgggtttttaaaaaaattagagggCTGAATGTATCGACTCTGTTGATCTGAAGACCTTATTCACTTATTGACATTTACCATGTTACGTTTAGGACTGCTTAAGAATGTCTTCTTATCGGGTGATTATACATGTCGCCTGTTAAGCATGAACACTTTCGAGTAGAGGCAGCtctaaaatttttttttagaacatGGGTGCACCACTAGAAAAGGAGAGGAACAAATGCATTAAGCTGGAATTGATCCCTATTCTTCTAGGTAAATAACTCAACAATTAAGTAAGTGcatctatttcaaaaaaaaaaaaacaattaagtaAGTGCACCATTTAGCCTTCTTGGAGTATAGGTGTTAGTAGATAATATTATACCAattcaaaagaaattaaaatatgtaCATAAAATACCTAGTTTCACCTATAGACCATGGGTTCATGTGCACCATAATCTACCCAATAAATCCACCCCTGCTTTTGAGATGCGTTTAATGGTCAAGTTCCTAGTTATGTACTTGAAGGTCTTGAGGATGGcccaaaagagagaaaataaataaataaataaataaataaagcaaaAGAACATTTCACCTCCTCTCCCTCATGAAAGACTGATGATATGAAAGGTCAAGTGTATCCTTTCGGTTACACACACAAATAGACATTCTTGTGAAGTGAGTATTAATGCTGGAATAGTTTGGGTGTTATGAATCAGCCCAAGCCCTGGGTCGATATCTATAGGGATGTCACACAAGCAACTATTGGGCTGagaaattgaaacaaaagaCCTTCACAAAGGTTGATTTGTGATCCAGGCCCTATTAGCAACTAGTTTAAAAGGACCCTTAGTTAGAAAGAATAGTTTATGCATATTATGATCATGCTTAGGCAAAGTCTATATCTCTCATCCTACTTTCTCTACGTCTAGTTCCTCGTCTCCTTCTTCATTCGATCTTAGTTCTTACTTTCAATATTTCTGTATTTCGGTTTGGGCTTTTGCCTTTTGAGTTGTTGCATTTACTTTGTGGAATTGTAATTGAACTTTGCCTATAGGtctacacttttttttttttttttgactagggaaacccgcagccgcgtacccaatagctcgcaaaccacataggagaggtatccagcactaggcaagcccggtgcgacgagccgCTCCTATAGGTCTACActttatttcttcttcatttagTGCTCTGATAAAAGAGCAAGTATGCCTTATCAATAGAAAGTGGAAGTTTCTTGTAGAAGTGACAGATAGCACATCTTAACATACCatacatattaaatataaacCTATAGGAAAATCATGTGTTCATTATACATTATGGAAGCAACTGGTGTGTAGATTGAGAAAAAGCTCAGGTTAGTGTTATCTGCTGGAAATAAACAGGTTTTCGTAAATCATGTTTTACTTGGGAAGTAAGGAGGAGCTGAAGAAATTATAATGGTGTAGCATGTATATTATCGGCAACATCCCCATGCACATGTGTTCATAGTATTATAAACAGTGCTGTTGCGGGGATCAATTGCCTGCTATTCACTCTTAGCCCTGGTGAGTAATCTtcttatttgtaaaaaaaaacataataatgtaTTATATTGCAACATTGCTTTTAGATAGTTGCTCTCTCTTGCTAGATTTGAATAAGAATGAATATGTATCGCGTAACTGGCATTAATAAACCACTGGCGATGCACGATATTGTAAGGAAAACTGACATCTGGATTATGAAAGATGAAATGGATTACCTGTATTTGATGAGGCAATGAAGGGAGGGGGAGAAGGAGGAGAGTGTGTGTCATTGCATAATAAAAACATCCACAGAAAGGAAATTACCTATTTTAGTTTGTGTTATACATCTGATATCCTAAAGAAAATTTTCTTCTGTTTCAGATAAAGAATATTGTTTTGTTGAATCTTGTTTGTTATTTTCCATTCTGCCAATAACATATATAAGAATTTATGATTGATTCAGCATGAATACAGTACTATAACCTACTGTCAGAAAGACTTGGGACCTGTTTGTTTGTTATCAGACAGGGGATAGGACATCCGGATACATAGAGGAGGGATGTATCCGATATGGGAGGAATGTATCAGAGAAGGGTTAGGATCCAGATACATaggggagggatgtatccgagagggatAAGGATGTATCAACGAGAtgaaagtgatgtatccgaaagggaatttttgaaattattttaaatggtaggaaattttagagattatggtaAATTAAGATGTGCATTTGggtaatttttccttatattaAGGTGCTTGAATTTGAAAACCTATATGATTATTAAGATATTGTATCTAGATACGGACGCCAGATAATTAAGATTGTTTATCCATAGCATTTAAATGTGTGTAATTCATCTTGATATCAATTTTTAAgagaaaatcttaagttttatAGCCCCCCTTTGTTTTAACTTGTTTGTACAATTTTGACTTGGCATGGATTTTTAGAAAGTAATGAAGGAGTCTTGTAGCTTTAAACTAAAGGTATGCAGCATGTatcaaaatactttttaatcttgtggttttaaacatTTCACgtaaaaagttagaattaaagagttgctcaaataaggaaagaaacaTTCTTTATGAAAGAGACTATAAATAGTAAAGtaggacaaataaattgaaacggaggaagcattatttataaaatagttAACCAATGTACCCACACTCGGAAAGTTAGTGGGGGTGGTGTTCGGCATGGTTGTGAGGTGGTAGCTGGTCGTGATGGGTGATAGTGGTAATGTAATACTAGTAGGTTCTTGGCAATTGTACGATGGTGGCGGATCATGATAATTAGATGGTGATGACTAGCGGTGGTGATGTACATAGTGGTTTACAAGGTTACTTTTGGAAGTTTTTTAGTGCAACACCTTAATGATTttaagaacatgcataaataAGATTAAGGAAAAAAAGTACTCCACACACTTAGTATATTGCAATATAAAGGACTCTAATTCTACCCCTATTAAGTGGAAAGTGGAAACTAATGAGGCTTTAGAAGTATTATAATCAATGGAAGTAGTAggatatggaaaaaaaaataaattaaaatattacctagttgatatatatataaaaaaaaactaatccaAAATAGCAttactttttctctttccatttattttttggGCATAAGTTTATATTCACTTAACAAACACACATATGTTCTTTCAAAATTGTTCAACATGTGTATGTGAATAAACCTTTAGTCTCATTTGCCAATTTAATCCATCAATATGTACAATTGATCAATTCGTTCATTTTGGAAAATTGAGAAATGGaacgaaaaataattttgacaatTCCTTAATATGCATAACTGGTCAACtcattcatttttaattgtggaaaatgaataaagtgaaaaaaaaaaaaagaatttttacaattaaaaaaagaagaatttttaCAATTAATCAATTTGTTACTAACATCTTTATTCCTTTTTACATGTTTGGATGATTGTTatccattgtattgtattgtatcgttactatacctacaatgtttgtttgattgttacttaaaatgtattgtattgtattgttaaatttcgttgttacgtaacaatgaaaacCCCTATTTTATGGAACAACCGAGTTGGTATGTTCCCGTTGTTACtaaatttctttttccaattatatctttacataatatttcaaaatactattttaccctttaccttatattatttaattctagtcaaacctcctaccctagaataattaaggatattttagtaaatttataaattacaatacagtacgatacaatcaaaacaaacaattaaaatgttattaaataacaacaacaatacaatctagccaaacattgtatttgccatacaatacaatacagtACAATAGAgtacgatacaatacaatacattatgaaacaatggataacaatgatccaaacaaagtgttagtctatttttttaataaaaaaatcaaacaaattgtaaatattaagaaatttttttatgaagaagCTAAAAATAGTAGAGACTATACCATATCACAAAACTTCATTTACCTATAAATAGTGCTAGATATGAGTGTGAAATTTGTACTACAAACATGGATGAGAAGATGAAACTTGTTTGTTCTATTGCTAACAAgatggatgaagaagaaaggaagCTGGAATTACTCTTTTTTGCATGCTTGgaagatgcagaaaaaatgAAGCATATACACAAGAATTATATAcctgattttcttgtttatttagACATGAAACACAAGGAGATTAAGAAGGTCAAAATTCAACAATGAAGGAGGGTGAAAGTAGCAATTGATGatgatttaagaaaaaaagttttttttttcttcttgaaatgAGATATCTATCTTAATTTGTTCTTGTGTTAGTCTTTtctattaatgaaaaaaaaatgttggttTTATTTGAAGTAAAGTATGTTCTTTTTTCTAGGTTTCATTTGTTTTTACTATCAATGTAGTTATTATTCTCTTGAACAACTGTGGGAGCGTCGTcttcaaaattgaattttgCGAAGCGCGAATTTGATTTAGTTGAATCTTAATATGAATATCAAACATCAaataagaaactaaaaaaagaaatgacaatATACCTAAACTTTAATTTCAATTGAATAAGCTCTCcttagaaagaaaaaaggaataTTAACAATTTTAGTTAGCTTGTTAAAAGAAATTCTTCTTAAAATCaagaattttcttctttttccttgttTGATTAGTCTTTCTAATAATGTCGTTATCATTTGCTCTTGAATAAGgaaattacaataatatttaAACTGTAATCCTATTGAATCAAGTTCTACATACTCATAGTCCATAGAATGAAACAAGAAGAAGGGATCTTAacatttaacatttttaatcagtctattaaaatattcatttgcctaattttagCAGGTTGTAATCATCACTGCTAATTATATTTTGTgtactaatttaaaattataaaagaaaatagagatcttttttttttttgctaactATTGTATAGCATAaaaattttataagaaaaaacaaaatagatTAATAGGCTAAAGGACCACTAGGAATGACAATGGGACAGGGCAACACAAGTGCGGAGCAGGTCTAAGTCTATGTGAGGTGGGGCATGCTTAAGCTAGTGTGGGGCGGGGTGGGTTGGAACAAATCATTTAAGAAATTAAGCGGGTTGCAGGTGGAAACTTTTTTCTCTACTCTCTTAGTCTAATCTCTCGGCCTTTTCAACTCTCATATCAGATTTAAGAGAAGAACGTGACGACCCGCCATGTCATCATGCCACAGAAGCGTGATGTAAGTGTCACATGACACAAAGTTGCTCATGTGGATGACTTACATAGGAGAAAGACTTGTCCTTGTGGataattctcaaaaaatagagAGATTCCTATGGAAGTTCCTAGAGATTTTAGGATTTGCATGGAAGGTCCTTGGAATTTTCTAGCATTGTAGAAGATTTTAGAGAGATGACTATTTTGTAATTATCTAGGGATTAATGTaacaattattatttacacTTTAGCACCTAAgttagtagtataaatagagagacATCCATTTGTAAATTCATCAAAGAAAAATCAACAAAGTTCTCTACAATACGATTCTTTCTAGCAATCCTCTATGGTTCTTTCTtccattctcttagcgatccctagagttttaggctgacttggcATAGTAAGATCGTGAGCAAGTGATGCAAGATCGTGAGCAggttgtcaagtgccgcacgtGTGCTTAGTAAAAGAG is part of the Solanum stenotomum isolate F172 chromosome 8, ASM1918654v1, whole genome shotgun sequence genome and encodes:
- the LOC125874662 gene encoding transcription factor bHLH81-like, whose protein sequence is MQRGTAGAGGGGLSRFRSAPATWLEALLESDTENEVILNPSSPILHTPNKPPPHPSTPKLKLETGGATRFTGDPGLFESGGSSNFLRQNSSPAEFLSHISSDGYFSNYGIPSSLDYLSPSVDVSQSAKRTRDGDSESSPRKLASQLKGESSGKLHGSGGSLDAEMENLMDDLVPCKVRAKRGCATHPRSIAERVRRTRISDRIRKLQELVPNMDKQTNTADMLEEAVEYVKFLQRQIQELTEHQKKCTCSMKDQ